In Paenarthrobacter sp. GOM3, a single window of DNA contains:
- a CDS encoding glycoside hydrolase family 26 protein codes for MEDGGSRKENRAELLRAFTLPAVIGLVVLGIAGVNFANSLADREAAATPSLASCEVLARSELAPASGSLFGVNLDWHSKSLASFAKDLGHKPAVSVSFTGFPLTSKDEDDLQKAVEQIHADGHMMLLTLEPAGGLDAVTEDAASALAKDLAHFNIEGVPVIIRFAHEMNGSWYAWSQQPQKYVAAFQTLAKAVHRDAPGSAMMWAPNYGGGYPFAGGQFEAKPGTPEFAALDTNGDGVVTMNDDAYSPYYPGDEAVDWVGMSLYHWGSKYPWGENELPEPNKFAEQLTGTYVGANGDDSLLPDFYGVYGGQHGKPVAIPETAALFAPSAAGEQELAIKEAWWNQLFSPATHQRFPLLKMINWFEWDKDEIEVKGRVDWTVTNTPAVREAFTAALPEWFQYGPDQSCQPKT; via the coding sequence GTGGAAGACGGCGGGTCCCGCAAGGAGAACCGCGCCGAGCTGTTGAGGGCGTTCACGCTGCCGGCCGTGATCGGTTTGGTGGTGCTCGGTATAGCCGGGGTCAACTTCGCCAACTCACTTGCTGACCGGGAAGCCGCCGCGACGCCGTCGCTCGCGTCCTGCGAAGTCCTCGCGCGAAGCGAACTGGCCCCAGCGAGCGGGTCGCTGTTTGGCGTGAACCTGGACTGGCACTCCAAGTCGTTGGCGTCCTTTGCCAAAGACCTCGGCCACAAACCGGCCGTCAGTGTTTCGTTTACCGGTTTTCCGCTGACATCCAAGGACGAGGACGACCTCCAGAAGGCTGTTGAGCAGATCCACGCAGACGGACACATGATGCTCCTGACCCTCGAGCCTGCCGGTGGCTTGGACGCTGTCACGGAGGACGCAGCCTCTGCCTTGGCGAAAGACCTGGCGCACTTCAACATTGAGGGCGTCCCGGTGATTATCCGATTTGCGCACGAGATGAACGGCTCGTGGTACGCGTGGTCGCAGCAGCCGCAAAAGTACGTGGCTGCGTTCCAAACGTTGGCAAAGGCAGTGCACAGGGACGCGCCCGGTTCGGCCATGATGTGGGCACCGAACTACGGCGGCGGCTACCCCTTCGCCGGGGGCCAGTTTGAGGCGAAGCCCGGGACACCCGAATTCGCCGCTTTAGACACCAACGGCGATGGCGTAGTGACGATGAACGACGACGCGTATTCGCCCTACTACCCCGGCGATGAGGCTGTGGACTGGGTGGGCATGTCGCTGTACCACTGGGGCAGCAAATATCCGTGGGGTGAGAACGAACTCCCCGAGCCCAACAAGTTCGCCGAGCAGCTCACCGGAACCTATGTGGGCGCCAACGGCGACGACAGCCTGTTGCCCGATTTCTACGGCGTCTATGGGGGCCAACACGGCAAGCCGGTAGCCATCCCTGAGACGGCCGCGCTCTTCGCCCCGTCGGCGGCAGGGGAACAGGAGCTCGCCATCAAGGAAGCCTGGTGGAACCAGCTCTTCAGTCCCGCTACCCACCAGCGGTTCCCACTTTTGAAGATGATCAACTGGTTTGAATGGGACAAAGACGAAATTGAGGTCAAGGGCCGCGTCGACTGGACCGTGACCAACACACCGGCAGTACGGGAAGCCTTTACTGCAGCTCTTCCGGAGTGGTTCCAGTACGGCCCGGACCAGTCCTGCCAGCCCAAAACTTAG
- the disA gene encoding DNA integrity scanning diadenylate cyclase DisA, with the protein MARSPEESLKATLARVAPGTPLRDGLERILRGRTGALIVLGSDRTIDSICSGGFDIGIDFSPTRLRELAKMDGAIICDKDASNIVRAAVQLVPDSSIETQESGTRHRTAERVAIQTGVPVISVSQSMQIIALYVNGLRHVLEGSEKVLARANQALATLERYSARLDQVTSSLSALEIEALVTVRDVAVTLQRQEMVRRISEEIAQYVLELGEDGRLLSLQVEELTMGRGPGSDVIIRDYSDPDATPEDIEEAVQALLNLGPTELIDLSRIAHIIGFAGGVEQLDAVVQPRGYRLLSGLKSVPKAVADRLVDYFGGLQNLMAATIDDLMTVDGIGDQRARTVREGLSRMAEASLLDRFL; encoded by the coding sequence ATGGCCCGGAGCCCGGAAGAGTCGCTCAAGGCGACCTTGGCCAGAGTCGCACCCGGAACTCCGTTACGCGATGGCCTTGAGCGCATCCTTCGCGGACGCACCGGAGCCTTGATTGTGCTGGGATCGGACCGCACCATCGACTCCATCTGTTCCGGCGGATTCGATATCGGCATCGACTTCTCCCCCACGCGCTTGCGGGAACTCGCCAAGATGGACGGCGCCATCATCTGCGACAAGGATGCCAGCAACATCGTCCGGGCCGCCGTCCAACTGGTTCCGGACTCCAGCATCGAAACCCAGGAATCCGGTACCAGGCACCGCACCGCTGAACGTGTCGCCATCCAGACCGGCGTCCCCGTCATTTCCGTCAGCCAGTCCATGCAGATCATTGCCCTTTACGTGAACGGGTTGCGCCACGTGCTGGAGGGTTCGGAGAAGGTCCTGGCCCGCGCCAACCAGGCCCTGGCCACGCTGGAACGGTACAGCGCCAGGCTGGACCAGGTCACCAGCTCGCTTTCGGCCCTCGAAATCGAGGCTCTGGTCACCGTCAGGGATGTTGCTGTCACCCTGCAGCGCCAGGAGATGGTCCGCCGGATCTCGGAGGAAATTGCCCAGTACGTCCTGGAGCTCGGCGAAGACGGCCGCCTTTTGTCCCTTCAGGTGGAGGAACTCACCATGGGACGCGGACCGGGCAGCGATGTGATCATCCGGGACTACTCGGACCCGGACGCCACTCCTGAAGACATTGAAGAAGCCGTCCAGGCCCTCCTAAACCTTGGGCCCACGGAGTTGATCGACCTTAGCCGCATCGCCCACATCATCGGTTTCGCTGGCGGCGTGGAACAGTTGGATGCGGTAGTCCAGCCCCGCGGATACCGGCTGCTGTCCGGGCTCAAGTCCGTGCCCAAGGCTGTGGCCGACCGCCTGGTGGACTACTTCGGTGGCCTGCAGAACCTGATGGCTGCCACCATCGACGACCTGATGACTGTGGACGGCATCGGCGACCAGCGCGCCCGCACCGTCCGCGAGGGCCTGAGCCGCATGGCGGAGGCCAGCCTGCTGGACCGTTTCCTCTAA
- a CDS encoding Pr6Pr family membrane protein, which produces MTKRNVLIGGRFFFGLLTLVAVGAQLTVHVGLGFDVWNFFSYFTNLSNIFAALVLLISGYRVMIRKRPSEADDVTRGTATIAMAVVGLVFGALLAGEDLGSLLPWVNFVVHYLMPVMMVADWLFQPPRTTLKAKHIWYWLLYPIGYLVYSLVRGAFVNWYPYWFIDPARAGGWGGVVVFALAISVGFLLVSLAMMWLGNKLKRQVDY; this is translated from the coding sequence ATGACCAAACGGAATGTGCTTATCGGGGGACGCTTTTTCTTTGGCCTTCTGACCCTGGTGGCCGTCGGCGCGCAGCTGACGGTTCATGTGGGCTTGGGGTTCGACGTCTGGAACTTCTTCTCCTATTTCACCAATCTGTCCAACATCTTCGCTGCGCTGGTGCTCCTCATCAGCGGTTACCGGGTCATGATCCGCAAGCGCCCCAGCGAGGCCGACGACGTCACGCGCGGCACTGCCACGATCGCCATGGCCGTGGTGGGCCTGGTATTCGGTGCGCTCCTGGCCGGTGAGGACCTCGGTTCCCTGCTGCCTTGGGTCAATTTCGTGGTGCATTACCTGATGCCCGTGATGATGGTGGCTGACTGGCTCTTCCAACCGCCCAGGACCACCCTTAAGGCGAAGCACATCTGGTACTGGCTGCTTTATCCCATCGGCTACCTGGTCTACAGCCTGGTGCGGGGCGCGTTTGTGAACTGGTACCCCTACTGGTTCATCGATCCTGCGCGGGCAGGCGGTTGGGGCGGCGTAGTGGTTTTCGCCTTGGCCATTTCAGTCGGCTTCCTGCTGGTGAGCCTGGCGATGATGTGGCTGGGCAACAAGCTGAAGCGTCAAGTGGATTACTGA